The following proteins are encoded in a genomic region of Ostrinia nubilalis chromosome 1, ilOstNubi1.1, whole genome shotgun sequence:
- the LOC135088442 gene encoding uncharacterized protein LOC135088442, with protein sequence MKCNIRELAHLSDQPCIIEGRLNYKKITNGGYRSQAVFKERWFRLINNYLFYFKISEMGKFDTKNPAGIFVLENSSIQMEHGQSIPFSFSISFIDEPEKRHVFAARAEDNVVQWVIKLRECSYEYLRSRLHTLQSKIFSITGKDPLLLVPRNEGACLWAPAVPFSTTPACTVNTVSNSFSCHLHTNGAFTLERSKSDVQAHKHFKAEYSKKTTFYTDDYLKSNNEVKEDVPSNSFALERSKTAALFTGNANEIDISIFDNRPAYSRAAPSPPVRKKLSPSTRRAEINCDLKLLKEQGKLLGSTGILDEAPIPPRRKMSPKTSDVHITQNIANTSQSQDTSEDLIKF encoded by the exons ATGAAATGCAATATTCGTGAACTCGCCCATCTAAGCGATCAGCCCTGCATCATAGAAGGAAGattaaactataaaaaaattactaatgGAGGGTACCGCAGTCAAGCAG TTTTTAAAGAGAGATGGTTTCGACTTATCAACAATTACCTTTTTTATTTCAAGATAAGTGAGATGGGTAAATTTGATACAAAAAATCCAGCTGGAATATTTGTGCTGGAGAATTCATCAATACAAATGGAGCATGGACAAAGCATACCTTTTTCGTTTTCTATATCATTTAT AGATGAACCAGAAAAACGTCATGTTTTCGCTGCACGTGCAGAAGACAATGTAGTCCAATGGGTCATAAAGTTAAGAGAATGCTCCTATGAATATTTACGAAGTAGATTACATACActgcaatcaaaaatattttccataacTGGCAAG GACCCACTTCTGCTGGTACCTAGAAACGAGGGCGCGTGTTTGTGGGCGCCGGCCGTGCCCTTCTCCACCACGCCGGCCTGCACGGTCAATACCGTCTCGAACTCCTTCAGCTGCCATCTTCACACAAATGGTGCTTTCACCCTTGAGAGGAGCAAATCGGATGTTCAAGCGCACAAGCATTTTAAAGCAGAGTACTCGAAAAAGACCACGTTCTATACTGACGATTATCTTAAATCGAACAATGAAGTGAAGGAAGATGTACCGAGTAATAGTTTTGCACTAGAAAGAAGTAAAACGGCAGCCTTGTTTACGGGCAACGCGAATGAAATTGATATATCCATTTTTGACAACCGGCCGGCATATTCGCGAGCGGCGCCGAGTCCACCCGTTAGAAAGAAATTGTCACCGTCCACTAGACGAGCCGAAATAAATTGTGATCTAAAATTACTTAAAGAACAAGGCAAACTTTTGGGTTCTACCGGTATCTTAGATGAAGCTCCCATTCCCCCTAGAAGAAAAATGTCTCCTAAAACATCAGATGTTCATATTACTCAAAATATAGCGAACACTAGTCAATCCCAAGACACTAGTGAAGATCTTATTAAGTTTTAA